Sequence from the Desulfobulbaceae bacterium genome:
ATCTTTTCTTTAGCAGAACAGGTTTCATCGGCAAGCCAGGCAATTGCCGATGGCTCTTCCTCTCAGGCCGCCTCCACCGAAGAAACATCGGCGTCGCTTGAGGAAATTTCATCAATGACCTCTGTCAACGCCAATAGCGCCACTACGGCGGACTCATTAATCAGATCCACCTCTCAGCTTATCGCAGATGGAAACTCAAGTATGAATCGGCTGATACAGGCAATGGAAGGTATCGCCACAGCCAGCGACAAAACCCTGATAGTCGTCAAAACCATCGACTCCATAGCTTTTCAGACCAACTTGCTTGCGCTTAATGCCGCGGTTGAAGCGGCACGCGCTGGTGAGGCAGGAGCCGGGTTCGCGGTTGTCGCAGATGAGGTCAGAAATCTGGCGATGAATGCAGCCCAGTCAGCTCGTGAAACCAATCACCTGATTAGTGAAACCGTTGAGAAAATCAAAGAAGGACAAGTAATTGCGAAGACAACGGCACAAACCTTTTCCTCTATAGTTGAAAATTCCAGTAAAGTTGGTGGGTTGGTTTCTGAAATTGCTTTAGCATGCCGCCAGCAGGCCACCGGGATGGGGCAGATCAGTCAGGCAATGAATGAGATTGATGCCGTTACGCAGAGTAATGTCGCACTTGCCGAGGAGAGCGCGGCCATTGCCACGGACATGTCTAACCAAGCTGAAAAGGTCAATGATAACATTGGCCATCTCTCTACCATTGTTGGCAGTGCTTGATTCCACAACCAAAATAGTTGAACATCAACGCTTAGTGCCAATGGGAGAGAAATAAAGGGTGTCGATTCAACAGAATCAACAAGTGTATTCGCAACGTGTCCACGATGCTCCAACGGAACATTGGTGAAGACGCATCTCGAGTGCCACATCTGACAAAAGGAATACCGGCAGTAGTGGCGGACAGCGGCTAAATTGAGCAGGTCATCAATGGAAATGCCTCGACAGATTATCGAGTAGACTGAAAATCCTACTCAAACCAAACAATCCGTCCTCGACCGGCGTGTTTGGCATCATAGAGAGCCCGGTCAACACTCTTGATGAAATCGTTGATATTGTCCTGCCAGGTCAAATTCTGGTTCCGCCTGAACTCTCCCAACCCACAACTGAGACTGGTGTCACCATAATCATACTCCATGTAGGTGGCCAATATCCTTTCGTTAATTTTGATTGCCTGAGCAGTGGTGGTCTGGGAGATGAGAATAGCAAATTCATCTCCTCCGTAGCGAAAAGCCCAATCAACCCCACGCCGAGCGCAATTCTTTAAAATATGCCCCAGCGTTGCCAACACAGTATCTCCGGCTTGATGTCCTAACGTGTCATTATAGCCCTTGAAGCGATCAATATCAATAAATGATAAAAAGATGCTATACTCCTGACGAATGGCCCGGTGTATTTCATCAACAATTTTGATATCGAAATAACGACGGTTATAGAGGCCGGTTAGTGCGTCACTTGTTGACCTTTTTTCTAATTCATGAATCAAAGCTTGCTCACGGATGACTCTCCGCAACTTGGCAACAAGCTCCGGTCCATTGAATGGTTTAGTCATAAAATCAATGGCGCCAGCATTAATAACATCCATATAGCTATAATCCTCACTATAGCCAGTAACCATGATGACGCCGACTTTGGGAAATTCGGCTTTAACATTTTTAAGCAGGTCCATGCCATTCATCACTGGCATGTTAATGTCGGTGATGACAATTGAGAACTTATCCTTATGCAACACTTCCAGAGCTTGTTTGCCATCAGTAGCGGTCGACAAGGGGTATCCATGTGCCGCAATAATGCTCTCCATCACAGAGAGGACGATGGGATCATCGTCAACAATCAGAATCTTGATATCCTTATTGGGGGGTAGGTTACAGTCATAGCGGTCATCCATGATTTCTATCCTCGTCCGATGCATACTCTTGTTGCCGTAAGGCTTCGTAGAGTACTATTCCTGCTGTCATCGCCAAATTCAAACTACGGATATTCGCATTTGCCATTGGGACAGTATAGCATCTTTCAGGATATGTGGATAAGAAATGTTCGGGAAGTCCTAGTGTTTCCTTTCCAAAAACCAATAAATCACCTTTTCTAAATTGGGCTTGGGTGTAGGAGCGGGTAGATTTCTTACTGAGGAGGAATAGTCTGTTGATAGGGTGAGCCTCAACAAAGGCATCAAAACTTGGCCAGTGGATAATAGTGACATGTTGCCAATAGTCCAATCCCGCCCGTTTTAAATACCGGTCATCAGTGCTGAACCCTAGTGGATGAACAAGATGCAACGTAGTATTAGTAGCGCCACAGAGACGGGCTATACTACCGGTATTAGGAGGTATCTCAGGCTCCACCAGTACAACATGGAACCGTGTATCATCGAATTGTACCATAGAGTGAAGCGCTGTTTCCAACCCTCGCAATTAGAGGAGGAGCGAGATGTCATGCTCCTTGTTGGTGATGGTCAGACTGCTGACTTTAATTGTTTGTGTGTGCGGAGTGAAAGAGTCTAGATCTGCCATTTGAGCCAAAGCTTGACGCTGCTCTTTAAATTTCTTGAGCTCCTTGCCGGTGAGGGCAATTTGAACCTTGAAGGTCATGGCAAATGGATCTTTAAAAACCATGTGATGTTGAATCCGATAGTCGAGATGTGGTCCAGTCGATATGCCGGTCGAACCGACATATCCGATAATATCTTTTTTACTGACCACACTTCCACGGCGGAGACCACTTTTAAACCGTGACAGATGTCCATAGTGGGTCTTGTAATCACCGCTATGGGCAATCACAATTTGCTTACCAAAACCACCGTTATTCCCTATCTCGACCACACGTCCGTCTGCAACAGCCATGATCGGTGTGCCACTAGGCGCGGCAAGATCGATGCCCAAATGAGGTTTAATCTTACCGGAAATTGGGTGTTTACGTTGATAGGTAAATTTTGACGTCATCTTGCCAACCGGCACTGGTGATCGCAAAAAAGATGCCCCTACCGCCGCCCCATCTTGATCGAAATAAACATCTTTGCCTTTGGCTGATTCAGACAAGTATGCTTCAAGAGTTGTTCCATTTGACCGATAATACTGGGCGACTTCGATCTTGCCGTAGCCAACAAGCTTATGATTTTTAAAAAATTTATCAACAACCAAGCAGTATCTATCTCCTGGCTGAATCTCGGTGTTGAAGTCAATCCTTGAAGAGAAGATATCAGCAAAAGCATAAACTAAGCGCATATCCTCATTTTTATCGTTAAAGGCAGCAAATAATGAGCTGGAAATTTCTCCGGAAATTTTGACTTTCTTACGTTCCAGTTCGATAGGTGTTTTGCTGACCTTGTACCCTTCGTCGGAATTTTTAATAGTAAGAATGTCGAGTGGGCCTGATTCATAACTGAAACTTGCCAGTTGACCGTTACCATCCATTTGGAGGGTATAATTATCTGCGGGTTTAATCCTTTTAAAATCAAGTTTGTTGCGTAATGCGTCGATGATGGTCAGACGAAGTTGGACTGGAACGTTCTGTCGCTTAAGGGAGGAATCAAAAGTTTCTCCACGCTTAATTGTCCCAGCAATTTCTGGAACAGAAGGCTCTTTTATCTCGGTATCCTCAGTGACGGTATAACTGTCATCCGAAACGAAATTCCCCCCCTCCTGTTGCGTCAAGCCCCCTGATCCACCATGAATAAGGGTATCAGTCTTTTCTAGTAAGGTTTGAAGTAGGGGTTGTTGTGAATCTGAGTGGTCTTTAATGTTACCAATTAATACGCTGCCAATAAAAATAGTGCTGATAATTAAAAGGCTGAACCGAATATTTTTAATAAATTTCATAAAAAGAATCTGAGCTCCTTAGTATTTTATGTATTACCACCACAATGTGGCAAGCAGCGGCAGTCCCTGTTGACAACGGCATCGGTGGGATTCATAGAGATGTCAAGGGTAAACACAATAGTCTTTGTGAAATGAATGTCATACTGCCTACCAAAATCTGCACTGAAAGACAAGGTTGTTTTTTTTAAATAGAAAAATTGGCCTATTTAAAATAGATCGAATTGGTCCGAATTTTCTCATAAAGGTCCCCTGCTAACCAAAATTGAAGCTGCATTAAAAAAATGTACCAAATTAAACCTCTCGA
This genomic interval carries:
- a CDS encoding M23 family metallopeptidase; its protein translation is MKFIKNIRFSLLIISTIFIGSVLIGNIKDHSDSQQPLLQTLLEKTDTLIHGGSGGLTQQEGGNFVSDDSYTVTEDTEIKEPSVPEIAGTIKRGETFDSSLKRQNVPVQLRLTIIDALRNKLDFKRIKPADNYTLQMDGNGQLASFSYESGPLDILTIKNSDEGYKVSKTPIELERKKVKISGEISSSLFAAFNDKNEDMRLVYAFADIFSSRIDFNTEIQPGDRYCLVVDKFFKNHKLVGYGKIEVAQYYRSNGTTLEAYLSESAKGKDVYFDQDGAAVGASFLRSPVPVGKMTSKFTYQRKHPISGKIKPHLGIDLAAPSGTPIMAVADGRVVEIGNNGGFGKQIVIAHSGDYKTHYGHLSRFKSGLRRGSVVSKKDIIGYVGSTGISTGPHLDYRIQHHMVFKDPFAMTFKVQIALTGKELKKFKEQRQALAQMADLDSFTPHTQTIKVSSLTITNKEHDISLLL
- a CDS encoding methyl-accepting chemotaxis protein yields the protein IFSLAEQVSSASQAIADGSSSQAASTEETSASLEEISSMTSVNANSATTADSLIRSTSQLIADGNSSMNRLIQAMEGIATASDKTLIVVKTIDSIAFQTNLLALNAAVEAARAGEAGAGFAVVADEVRNLAMNAAQSARETNHLISETVEKIKEGQVIAKTTAQTFSSIVENSSKVGGLVSEIALACRQQATGMGQISQAMNEIDAVTQSNVALAEESAAIATDMSNQAEKVNDNIGHLSTIVGSA
- a CDS encoding diguanylate cyclase, encoding MHRTRIEIMDDRYDCNLPPNKDIKILIVDDDPIVLSVMESIIAAHGYPLSTATDGKQALEVLHKDKFSIVITDINMPVMNGMDLLKNVKAEFPKVGVIMVTGYSEDYSYMDVINAGAIDFMTKPFNGPELVAKLRRVIREQALIHELEKRSTSDALTGLYNRRYFDIKIVDEIHRAIRQEYSIFLSFIDIDRFKGYNDTLGHQAGDTVLATLGHILKNCARRGVDWAFRYGGDEFAILISQTTTAQAIKINERILATYMEYDYGDTSLSCGLGEFRRNQNLTWQDNINDFIKSVDRALYDAKHAGRGRIVWFE
- a CDS encoding tRNA (cytidine(34)-2'-O)-methyltransferase: MVQFDDTRFHVVLVEPEIPPNTGSIARLCGATNTTLHLVHPLGFSTDDRYLKRAGLDYWQHVTIIHWPSFDAFVEAHPINRLFLLSKKSTRSYTQAQFRKGDLLVFGKETLGLPEHFLSTYPERCYTVPMANANIRSLNLAMTAGIVLYEALRQQEYASDEDRNHG